In Chitinophaga sp. HK235, a single window of DNA contains:
- a CDS encoding ThuA domain-containing protein, protein MKTITAVMTLLLSVSLCAQAVKKPKPKRVLVFSKTTGYRHDCIPVAKATIMQLGKENGFDVDTTEDAALFTTANLKKYAAVIFSCTTGDVLDSTQQVAFQQYIHQGGGWMGIHAATDTEYGWPWYNKLAGAWFLDHPKQQQATLHVIDHHHPATQHLPDDWVRKDEWYSFKDLNPDVHVLIKIDESTYQGGKNGDNHPMCWYHTFEGGRAFYTAMGHTKESYSDPLYLKHLLGGIQYTMGIKNVN, encoded by the coding sequence ATGAAAACAATCACCGCCGTCATGACCCTGTTGCTGTCAGTCTCCCTCTGCGCACAGGCCGTCAAAAAGCCCAAACCCAAAAGGGTACTGGTCTTTTCAAAAACCACCGGCTACCGCCACGACTGTATTCCCGTTGCCAAAGCCACCATCATGCAGCTCGGCAAAGAAAACGGTTTTGATGTAGACACCACAGAAGATGCAGCGCTCTTCACCACCGCCAACCTGAAAAAATACGCTGCCGTCATTTTCAGCTGCACCACCGGCGATGTGCTGGACAGCACCCAACAGGTGGCCTTCCAGCAATACATCCATCAGGGTGGCGGCTGGATGGGCATCCACGCTGCTACCGACACCGAATACGGCTGGCCATGGTACAACAAACTCGCAGGTGCCTGGTTTCTGGACCATCCCAAACAACAACAGGCTACCCTTCATGTAATCGATCACCATCATCCCGCAACACAACACCTGCCCGATGACTGGGTCCGTAAAGATGAATGGTACAGCTTCAAAGACCTGAATCCGGATGTACATGTGCTCATCAAAATAGATGAATCCACCTATCAGGGCGGCAAAAACGGTGACAACCACCCTATGTGCTGGTACCATACCTTCGAAGGTGGCCGCGCTTTCTATACCGCCATGGGCCATACCAAAGAATCCTATTCAGACCCGTTATACCTGAAACACCTGTTGGGTGGTATTCAGTATACTATGGGCATCAAAAATGTTAACTGA
- a CDS encoding FecR domain-containing protein, with product MTKPTDHHSFMLLCLQSPQDAALQSRLQSWLDADEEHRELYRQLKLLWEQAPHAALFEDTDTTAATARFLALLDQTPAATPVLPLRRPWRRLMTAAAAAVLFIAAGAAWWQYTRNSIQWLGKTTSSQPDSLLLADGSKIYLNKYSQVRYPAAFKGKERQVELTAGEAFFDIATDPVYPFTVVSGPAQIHVLGTSFNVKAGAEKIQVYVLSGRIALAMEHRPQALHLQAGQSASCNTNTGELRADTVTDINQLAWRTHELQFVDTSLQDVCNVLSAYYGVPVVLDPKISRQRKLNANFSNKTLQEVLQTLTALYDYQFQQLNDTIYVHLPVK from the coding sequence ATGACCAAACCAACCGACCACCATTCTTTTATGCTGCTGTGCCTGCAATCGCCGCAAGATGCGGCGCTGCAGTCCCGGCTGCAATCCTGGCTGGATGCCGATGAGGAACACCGGGAGCTGTACCGGCAATTGAAACTGCTATGGGAACAGGCCCCCCATGCAGCGCTGTTTGAAGATACTGACACCACTGCAGCCACGGCCAGGTTCCTGGCGCTGCTGGACCAAACGCCAGCCGCCACGCCCGTGCTGCCGTTACGCCGGCCATGGCGCCGCCTGATGACGGCCGCTGCTGCCGCTGTACTGTTTATCGCCGCCGGCGCCGCCTGGTGGCAATACACCCGCAACAGCATACAATGGCTGGGCAAAACCACCAGCAGTCAACCAGACTCCCTGTTACTGGCCGACGGCTCAAAAATCTATCTCAATAAATACTCACAAGTACGATATCCCGCCGCCTTTAAAGGAAAAGAAAGACAGGTGGAGCTGACGGCAGGAGAAGCTTTTTTTGACATCGCTACTGATCCTGTGTACCCCTTTACTGTTGTGAGCGGCCCGGCGCAGATACACGTGCTGGGTACCTCCTTCAATGTGAAGGCCGGCGCAGAAAAAATACAGGTGTACGTACTGTCCGGCAGGATAGCCCTCGCCATGGAACACCGGCCACAGGCGCTGCATCTGCAGGCCGGCCAGAGCGCTTCCTGCAATACCAACACCGGAGAACTACGGGCCGATACTGTGACAGACATCAACCAGCTGGCCTGGCGTACCCACGAACTTCAGTTTGTGGACACCTCCCTGCAGGATGTATGTAACGTTCTCTCCGCCTACTATGGCGTACCGGTGGTCCTCGATCCGAAGATTAGCCGCCAGCGCAAGCTGAACGCCAACTTCAGCAACAAAACATTACAGGAAGTACTGCAAACACTAACCGCTTTATATGATTATCAATTTCAACAACTAAATGACACAATATATGTGCACTTGCCTGTGAAATAG
- a CDS encoding ThuA domain-containing protein, with protein sequence MKHSIKLLLLLALVAIAGCTKTRPGQPKILVFTKTAAFRHASIPAGIAAIQKLGKENGFDVDTTENADRFNEDSLQQYAAVIFLNTTGDVLNTAQEADFERYIQAGGGYAGVHAATDTEYEWGWYNHLAGAYFLSHPPGVHKASVQVINKSFPATAGLPDKFEHTDEWYNFKKRDTTTTVLLKVDEKTYEGGTMNNDHPVSWYHEYDGGRAFYTALGHTEECYSDSLFLKHLLGGIQYAIGKNLVLDYSKATSLRTPDENRFTKNMLTSGQFFEPTEMTILPNLDILVAQRRGELMLYKQADKTLTQVGFLKVYYKTDVPNVNAEEGFLGLAADPDYKDNHFIYVMYSPVDTSVNRLSRFKFENNQLDMASEKVVLQFYSQRNICCHTGGSIAFGPDKLLYVSTGDNTTPFDEAGQKYVSNGYGPTDDRPGHEQYDGRRSSANTNDLRGKILRIKVEADGSYTIPEGNLFPKGTKNARPEIYAMGTRNPYRISIDRKTSYLYWGEVGPDANNDDPNRGPRGYDEVNQAKKPGNYGYPMFIADNKAYHAYNYETGETGPAYDPLKPVNNSRNNTGLKELPPAVPAFIWYPYGKSDEFPIVGSGGRNAEAGPVYYSEFYPKETRFPDYYNGKLFIYDWIRGWIMAVTMDKNGNFSKMERFMPGTKLNAPIDMEMGPDGRLYVLEYGNGWFSKNVDAGLARIDYNGGNRAPLATIQSNQLTGALPFTVKLSAEGSVDPDGDKLTYLWYFGNGSKKETTTPTVEFTYTTAGEYNVYVEVQDGKGGKTKSSEIALYAGNETPQVNIQLEGNKMFYFPGKQVRYTVTVSDKEDGSSASGKLDVSNIFVKADYIQGSDKAGAPQGHQIITGAIAGKNIMEVSDCKTCHKPDEKSIGPSFKQITEKYKNDPAAPETLAKKIINGGGGVWGETAMSAHPGLSNGEAHQLVEYIFSLGGNTPKAHSLPVTGSLNPTMGNELKDNGVLYLLASYTDKGGPGIKPITGTTTVQLLNPKLPAAAYSKADGVSTYQADGIKLLIPATANGWAVYNDLDLTTVNGIEITYMVQDAQSQGYVVEAFLDNANGTRLGETTVGPGAQAKVPNKASISFSPINDGKKHHLYIKLRPTDPGKQVPLGIASFMLRS encoded by the coding sequence ATGAAACATTCGATCAAACTATTGTTATTGCTGGCGTTGGTTGCTATAGCTGGCTGTACGAAAACACGCCCCGGCCAGCCCAAAATACTGGTATTCACTAAAACCGCTGCTTTCCGCCATGCCTCTATACCTGCAGGCATCGCTGCCATACAGAAACTGGGCAAAGAAAACGGCTTCGACGTGGATACCACCGAAAATGCTGACCGCTTCAATGAAGACTCGCTCCAGCAATATGCTGCCGTGATCTTCCTCAATACTACCGGTGATGTGCTCAACACCGCACAGGAAGCCGATTTTGAAAGATATATACAGGCAGGAGGCGGTTATGCAGGCGTACACGCTGCCACCGATACTGAATATGAATGGGGATGGTACAACCATCTCGCAGGTGCCTATTTCCTCAGTCACCCGCCCGGCGTGCACAAAGCCAGTGTACAGGTAATCAACAAATCCTTCCCCGCTACTGCCGGACTGCCCGATAAATTTGAACATACCGACGAATGGTACAACTTCAAAAAAAGAGATACCACTACTACCGTACTGCTTAAGGTAGATGAAAAAACCTACGAAGGCGGTACCATGAATAACGACCACCCGGTAAGCTGGTACCATGAATACGACGGCGGCCGCGCCTTCTATACGGCCCTTGGACATACCGAAGAATGTTACTCCGACAGCCTTTTCCTCAAACACCTGCTGGGCGGTATTCAATATGCTATCGGTAAAAATCTGGTGCTCGACTACAGTAAAGCCACTTCTCTCCGCACACCGGATGAAAACCGCTTTACCAAAAACATGCTCACCTCCGGCCAGTTCTTTGAACCTACCGAAATGACCATCCTGCCTAACCTCGACATCCTCGTGGCACAACGCCGCGGTGAACTGATGCTCTACAAACAGGCAGACAAAACCCTCACCCAGGTGGGATTCCTGAAGGTGTATTACAAAACGGATGTTCCTAATGTAAACGCCGAAGAAGGTTTTCTTGGCCTCGCTGCCGATCCCGACTATAAAGACAATCATTTCATCTATGTGATGTATTCTCCCGTAGATACTTCTGTCAACCGCCTGTCCCGTTTTAAGTTTGAAAACAACCAACTGGACATGGCCTCCGAAAAAGTAGTCCTTCAGTTTTATTCCCAGCGGAATATCTGTTGCCATACCGGCGGTTCCATCGCGTTCGGCCCGGATAAACTGCTGTACGTCTCTACCGGCGACAATACCACTCCTTTTGATGAAGCCGGACAGAAATACGTAAGTAACGGTTACGGACCTACGGACGACCGCCCCGGCCATGAACAATACGATGGACGCCGCTCTTCCGCCAACACCAATGATCTTCGCGGAAAAATCCTCCGCATCAAAGTAGAAGCCGACGGCTCCTATACCATCCCTGAAGGCAACCTTTTCCCTAAAGGCACCAAAAACGCCCGCCCGGAAATATATGCCATGGGTACCCGCAACCCTTACCGCATCTCTATAGACAGAAAAACAAGTTATCTCTACTGGGGCGAGGTAGGCCCCGATGCCAACAACGATGATCCTAACCGCGGCCCCCGCGGATACGATGAAGTAAACCAGGCTAAAAAACCAGGTAACTATGGTTATCCCATGTTCATCGCTGACAACAAAGCCTATCACGCATACAATTACGAAACCGGTGAAACCGGTCCGGCCTATGATCCGTTGAAACCCGTCAATAATTCCCGTAACAACACCGGCCTGAAAGAACTGCCACCAGCCGTACCTGCCTTCATCTGGTATCCTTACGGTAAATCAGACGAATTCCCTATCGTAGGCAGCGGTGGCCGTAATGCAGAAGCTGGACCTGTTTATTACAGTGAGTTCTATCCGAAAGAAACCCGCTTCCCGGATTATTATAACGGTAAACTGTTCATATACGACTGGATACGCGGCTGGATCATGGCCGTGACCATGGACAAAAACGGTAACTTCTCCAAGATGGAACGTTTTATGCCTGGCACCAAACTGAATGCCCCCATCGATATGGAAATGGGCCCCGATGGCCGGCTGTATGTACTTGAATATGGCAATGGCTGGTTCAGCAAAAATGTTGACGCAGGCCTGGCCCGTATCGATTACAACGGTGGCAACCGCGCCCCGCTGGCCACTATTCAAAGTAACCAGCTCACCGGTGCCCTGCCCTTCACCGTTAAACTGTCCGCTGAAGGATCTGTAGATCCTGATGGCGACAAACTCACCTATCTCTGGTATTTCGGCAATGGCAGCAAAAAGGAAACCACCACCCCTACAGTGGAATTTACCTATACTACAGCCGGCGAATACAATGTATACGTGGAAGTACAGGATGGCAAAGGCGGTAAAACAAAGAGCAGTGAAATAGCCCTGTATGCAGGTAATGAAACACCACAGGTAAACATCCAGCTGGAAGGCAATAAAATGTTCTACTTCCCCGGCAAACAGGTACGTTATACCGTTACCGTTAGTGATAAGGAAGATGGCAGCAGCGCCAGCGGCAAACTCGATGTCAGCAATATATTTGTAAAGGCAGATTATATCCAGGGCAGCGATAAAGCCGGCGCTCCGCAAGGCCACCAGATCATCACCGGCGCCATCGCAGGTAAAAACATCATGGAAGTATCCGACTGTAAAACCTGTCATAAACCGGATGAAAAATCCATCGGCCCTTCTTTCAAACAGATAACAGAGAAATATAAAAACGATCCGGCTGCACCAGAAACACTCGCCAAAAAGATCATCAACGGCGGCGGCGGCGTATGGGGTGAAACCGCTATGTCAGCCCATCCCGGACTGTCCAACGGAGAAGCCCACCAGCTGGTGGAATACATCTTCTCTTTAGGCGGCAACACACCTAAAGCCCATTCCCTGCCTGTCACCGGCAGCCTCAATCCCACTATGGGCAATGAGCTGAAAGATAACGGTGTGCTGTATCTCCTGGCCAGCTACACGGATAAAGGCGGCCCCGGCATCAAACCAATCACCGGTACCACCACCGTACAATTGCTGAATCCCAAGCTGCCTGCAGCCGCATATAGCAAAGCAGATGGCGTGTCTACCTACCAGGCCGATGGTATCAAACTGCTCATCCCTGCCACCGCCAACGGTTGGGCCGTATACAACGACCTCGACCTCACCACTGTCAACGGCATCGAAATCACCTATATGGTGCAGGATGCCCAGTCACAGGGATATGTAGTAGAAGCCTTCCTGGACAACGCCAACGGTACCCGCCTCGGTGAAACAACCGTCGGCCCCGGCGCTCAGGCTAAAGTACCCAACAAGGCAAGCATCAGTTTTTCACCCATCAACGATGGTAAAAAACATCACCTGTACATCAAACTGAGACCTACAGATCCAGGCAAACAGGTACCATTAGGTATTGCTTCGTTTATGCTTAGAAGTTAG
- a CDS encoding Gfo/Idh/MocA family protein, producing the protein MNRKLRMGMIGGGKDAFIGAIHRIAANMDGLIELAAGALSINNEVAMESGKMLFLDPERTYLDFKTMLQKEATMPADKRLDFVTIVTPNFAHFEPAMMALDLGFNVVIEKPITFSLEEAKQLKEKVEATGLTLLLTHTYTGYPMVKQARQMVKDGALGKIRKVWVEYPQGWLSKLSEREGNAQAAWRTDPKKSGKAGAMGDIGTHAFNLAEYISGAQVEKLCADLNILVPGRALDDDGAVLLRFDNGAAGVLMASQVAAGEENALKIRVYGEKGGLEWAQHEPNTLLVKWLDKPAEIYRAGGGYSFQSSYMTHNTRTPGGHPEGYLEAFGNLYRNFAQTLSAKIDGVQPAPESLDFPGVADGVRGMAFIDNVVRSAQSDTKWTTFEI; encoded by the coding sequence ATGAACCGTAAGTTAAGAATGGGAATGATCGGCGGTGGTAAAGATGCCTTCATCGGCGCTATCCACCGTATAGCCGCCAACATGGACGGTCTGATAGAACTGGCAGCCGGTGCGCTCAGCATCAACAATGAAGTGGCCATGGAATCCGGAAAAATGCTGTTCCTCGATCCGGAACGCACCTACCTCGATTTTAAAACCATGCTCCAGAAAGAAGCCACCATGCCGGCAGACAAACGGCTGGACTTCGTCACCATCGTGACCCCTAACTTCGCTCACTTTGAACCCGCCATGATGGCGCTGGACCTGGGCTTCAACGTAGTGATCGAAAAACCGATCACCTTCTCCCTGGAAGAAGCCAAACAATTAAAAGAGAAGGTAGAAGCCACCGGCCTCACCTTACTGCTCACCCACACCTACACCGGCTATCCGATGGTAAAACAGGCACGCCAGATGGTAAAAGACGGTGCCCTCGGTAAAATCCGCAAAGTATGGGTGGAATATCCACAGGGATGGCTCAGCAAACTGAGTGAGCGTGAAGGCAATGCCCAGGCAGCCTGGAGAACAGATCCTAAAAAATCGGGTAAAGCCGGTGCCATGGGCGATATCGGTACCCATGCCTTTAACCTTGCCGAATATATCAGCGGTGCCCAGGTAGAAAAACTGTGTGCCGATCTCAATATCCTGGTGCCAGGCCGCGCCCTCGACGATGACGGCGCCGTACTCCTCCGCTTCGATAACGGCGCTGCCGGTGTGCTGATGGCCTCCCAGGTAGCTGCCGGTGAAGAGAATGCCTTGAAGATCCGCGTCTACGGAGAAAAAGGTGGTCTGGAATGGGCACAGCACGAACCCAATACCTTACTGGTAAAATGGCTCGACAAACCTGCTGAGATCTATCGCGCCGGCGGGGGCTACAGCTTCCAGTCCAGCTACATGACCCATAACACCCGCACCCCGGGCGGCCATCCGGAAGGATACCTCGAAGCGTTCGGTAACCTGTACCGCAACTTCGCACAGACCCTGTCCGCTAAAATAGACGGTGTACAGCCTGCTCCGGAATCACTCGATTTCCCGGGTGTGGCAGACGGCGTACGTGGCATGGCATTTATCGATAACGTGGTACGCTCTGCACAAAGCGATACCAAATGGACCACCTTCGAGATCTAG
- a CDS encoding RNA polymerase sigma-70 factor translates to MISGLYSEEVMQGLQARDRAVFARVYEHFYPILFATARKYLGEREQAEEVVQDVFLRLWEKDFTLEHAAALKSYLFRAVINQCINHLQRNRMLEGHHAEIQHLQEESYLCTFIEEQELRERIHHAVERLPEQCRRIFKLSRYGGLKNNEIAQQLELSVKTVENQMTIALKQLKAALLDHAEKPISAVTRLKLLLWLASV, encoded by the coding sequence ATGATTAGCGGGTTGTATAGCGAAGAGGTGATGCAGGGCCTGCAGGCCAGAGACCGTGCGGTGTTTGCCCGGGTATACGAACATTTTTATCCCATTCTTTTTGCCACTGCCCGGAAATACCTGGGTGAACGGGAACAGGCGGAGGAAGTGGTCCAGGATGTTTTTCTCCGGCTGTGGGAAAAGGATTTTACCCTGGAACATGCTGCCGCGCTTAAGAGTTACCTTTTCCGCGCCGTCATCAACCAATGCATCAATCATCTGCAGCGCAACCGTATGCTGGAAGGACATCATGCTGAAATTCAACATTTACAGGAAGAGAGTTACCTGTGCACATTCATAGAAGAGCAGGAATTACGCGAACGGATACACCATGCAGTCGAGCGTTTGCCGGAACAATGCCGGCGTATTTTTAAGTTGAGCCGCTACGGAGGCCTGAAGAACAATGAGATAGCCCAACAGCTGGAGCTGTCTGTAAAAACCGTAGAGAATCAGATGACCATTGCTTTAAAGCAGCTGAAAGCTGCTTTACTGGACCATGCGGAAAAGCCTATATCGGCTGTCACCAGGCTGAAACTGTTGCTGTGGCTTGCTTCTGTTTAA
- a CDS encoding c-type cytochrome, translated as MKKRYLAPLVLSVLFFAACGGGEKKQDQQQTKSSQENAAADNSMVSPNAGNPPSKGEELMAQSDCKTCHKEEMKVVGPSLKDIAGKYPNTPANVDKLADKVIKGGSGNWGEVAMLPHPNVSKDDAKEMVKYILSLSGK; from the coding sequence ATGAAAAAGAGGTATCTGGCACCGTTGGTATTAAGCGTACTGTTTTTTGCAGCTTGCGGCGGTGGTGAGAAAAAACAGGATCAACAGCAAACCAAAAGCAGCCAGGAAAACGCTGCAGCAGACAACTCCATGGTATCTCCCAATGCAGGCAATCCACCCAGCAAAGGCGAGGAACTGATGGCACAGAGTGACTGTAAAACCTGTCACAAGGAAGAAATGAAAGTGGTAGGCCCTTCTCTGAAAGATATTGCCGGTAAATATCCCAACACACCGGCGAATGTTGATAAACTGGCTGACAAAGTAATCAAAGGTGGTTCAGGCAACTGGGGCGAAGTAGCGATGCTCCCTCACCCAAATGTGTCTAAAGACGATGCGAAGGAAATGGTGAAATACATCCTGTCTTTATCAGGTAAATAA
- a CDS encoding sugar phosphate isomerase/epimerase → MKTIKGPGIFLAQFMGDEAPFNSLKSICEWAASIGFKGVQIPSWDARLIDLQKAAESKTYADEIKGIVNAAGLEITELSTHLQGQLVAVNPAFTEMFDGFAPAQYHHNINARTEWAVNQLKYAAKASRNLGLNAHATFSGALLWAPAMYPWPQRPAGLVEAGFAELAKRWLPILNEFDANGVDLCYEIHPGEDLHDGASYERFLEATGNHARACLLYDPSHFVLQCLNYLEYIDIYHEKIKAFHVKDAEFNPTGRSGVYGGFQAWIDRPGRFRSLGDGQVDFKSVFSKLTQYDFSGWAVMEWECCMKHPEDGAREGAPFIKNHIIRVTEKAFDDFAGAATDDAFNKRVLGI, encoded by the coding sequence ATGAAAACAATAAAAGGCCCTGGTATTTTTCTGGCGCAGTTCATGGGAGATGAAGCGCCTTTCAACAGTCTGAAGTCCATCTGTGAATGGGCTGCCTCCATCGGTTTCAAAGGTGTACAGATCCCTTCCTGGGATGCCCGCCTGATAGACCTGCAGAAAGCAGCAGAGAGCAAGACCTATGCAGATGAAATCAAAGGGATTGTGAATGCAGCCGGACTGGAGATCACCGAACTGAGTACCCACCTGCAAGGCCAGCTGGTGGCTGTTAACCCGGCATTCACCGAAATGTTTGACGGTTTTGCACCGGCACAATATCATCATAACATCAACGCCCGTACGGAATGGGCCGTTAACCAGCTGAAATATGCAGCTAAGGCCAGTCGTAACCTGGGACTCAATGCACACGCCACTTTCAGCGGTGCGCTGCTCTGGGCCCCGGCCATGTATCCCTGGCCACAACGCCCGGCAGGCCTGGTGGAAGCAGGTTTCGCCGAACTGGCCAAACGCTGGCTGCCTATCCTCAACGAGTTTGATGCCAACGGTGTAGACCTCTGCTATGAGATCCACCCCGGCGAAGACCTCCACGACGGCGCCAGCTACGAACGTTTCCTGGAAGCTACCGGCAACCACGCCCGCGCATGCCTCCTCTACGATCCCAGCCACTTTGTACTGCAATGCCTCAACTACCTCGAGTACATTGATATCTATCACGAAAAAATCAAGGCTTTCCACGTAAAAGACGCGGAATTTAATCCTACCGGCCGCTCCGGCGTATACGGCGGATTCCAGGCCTGGATAGACCGCCCCGGCAGGTTCCGCTCCCTCGGCGATGGACAGGTAGACTTTAAATCCGTATTCAGTAAACTCACCCAATACGATTTCTCCGGTTGGGCCGTTATGGAATGGGAATGCTGCATGAAACATCCGGAAGATGGTGCCCGCGAAGGCGCTCCGTTTATTAAAAATCATATCATCCGCGTCACCGAAAAAGCCTTCGACGACTTCGCCGGCGCCGCCACTGATGATGCTTTCAACAAACGGGTCCTCGGTATTTAA
- a CDS encoding DUF1080 domain-containing protein, whose translation MKKIIIGALMLGALTSTSALKAQKANNLSAKEKKEGWQLLFDGKTTNGWHTYLKDAASPAWKVADGALEFDVDAKKSGAPGGDIVTNGEYENYELSIDWKISEGGNSGIIFSVHEDPEFQATYLTGPEMQVLDDDKHPDGKINKHNAGDLYDLVKSEKKSVKPVGQWNTARIVKKDGHLTLWLNGVKTVETTMGTPEWDTLVANSKFKNWKGFGKYPKGHIALQDHGNKVWYRNIKIKVL comes from the coding sequence ATGAAAAAAATCATCATCGGAGCCCTTATGCTTGGTGCGCTCACCAGCACTTCAGCATTAAAAGCCCAGAAAGCAAATAACCTTTCTGCCAAAGAGAAAAAGGAAGGATGGCAACTGCTGTTCGACGGTAAAACCACCAATGGATGGCATACCTACCTGAAAGATGCTGCCAGTCCAGCCTGGAAAGTCGCAGACGGCGCGCTGGAATTTGATGTGGACGCCAAAAAGAGCGGCGCCCCCGGCGGTGACATCGTCACCAACGGTGAATATGAAAATTATGAACTGAGCATCGACTGGAAAATCTCCGAAGGCGGCAACAGTGGCATTATCTTCAGCGTACACGAAGATCCCGAATTCCAGGCTACCTATCTCACCGGCCCTGAAATGCAGGTGCTCGATGATGATAAACACCCGGATGGCAAGATCAACAAACACAATGCCGGTGACCTCTACGACCTGGTGAAATCTGAAAAGAAATCCGTAAAACCGGTAGGTCAATGGAACACCGCCAGAATTGTGAAAAAAGACGGCCACCTTACCCTCTGGCTCAATGGCGTTAAAACCGTTGAAACAACGATGGGAACACCTGAATGGGACACACTCGTAGCCAACAGTAAATTTAAAAACTGGAAAGGCTTCGGTAAATATCCTAAAGGACATATTGCACTGCAGGACCACGGTAACAAAGTATGGTACCGTAACATCAAAATAAAAGTGCTGTAA